One window from the genome of Saccopteryx leptura isolate mSacLep1 chromosome 8, mSacLep1_pri_phased_curated, whole genome shotgun sequence encodes:
- the ARL6 gene encoding ADP-ribosylation factor-like protein 6 isoform X1, with protein sequence MGLLDRLSGLLGLKKRQVHVLCLGLDNSGKTTIINKLKPANAQSQDIVPTIGFSIEKFKSSSLSFTVFDMSGQGRYRNLWEHYYKDGQAIIFVIDSSDRLRMVVAKEELDTLLNHPDIKHRRIPILFFANKMDLRDAVTSVKVSQLLCLENIKDKPWHICASDAIKGEGLQEGVDWLQDQIQAVKT encoded by the exons ATGGGATTGTTAGACAGACTTTCAGGCCTTCTCGGCCTGAAGAAGAGGCAAGTTCATGTTTTGTGCCTTGGGCTGGATAATAGTGGCAAAACAACTATCATTAACAAACTTAAACCAGCAAAT GCTCAATCTCAAGATATAGTTCCAACAATAGGATTCAGCATAGAGAAGTTCAAATCATCCAG tttgtcTTTTACAGTGTTTGACATGTCAGGTCAAGGAAGATACAGAAATCTCTGGGAACACTATTACAA AGATGGACAAGCCATTATTTTTGTCATTGATAGTAGTGACAGATTAAGAATGGTTGTGGCCAAAGAAGAACTTGATACTCTTCTGAATCATCCAG ATATTAAGCACCGACGCATACCAATCTTATTCTTTGCAAACAAAATGGACCTTAGAGATGCAGTGACATCTGTGAAAGTGTCCCAGTTGCTATGTTTAGAGAACATCAAAGATAAGCCATGGCATATTtg CGCTAGTGATGCCATAAAAGGAGAAGGATTGCAAGAAGGTGTAGACTGGCTTCAAG ATCAGATCCAGGCTGTGAAGACATGA
- the ARL6 gene encoding ADP-ribosylation factor-like protein 6 isoform X2: MGLLDRLSGLLGLKKRQVHVLCLGLDNSGKTTIINKLKPANAQSQDIVPTIGFSIEKFKSSSLSFTVFDMSGQGRYRNLWEHYYKDGQAIIFVIDSSDRLRMVVAKEELDTLLNHPDIKHRRIPILFFANKMDLRDAVTSVKVSQLLCLENIKDKPWHI, from the exons ATGGGATTGTTAGACAGACTTTCAGGCCTTCTCGGCCTGAAGAAGAGGCAAGTTCATGTTTTGTGCCTTGGGCTGGATAATAGTGGCAAAACAACTATCATTAACAAACTTAAACCAGCAAAT GCTCAATCTCAAGATATAGTTCCAACAATAGGATTCAGCATAGAGAAGTTCAAATCATCCAG tttgtcTTTTACAGTGTTTGACATGTCAGGTCAAGGAAGATACAGAAATCTCTGGGAACACTATTACAA AGATGGACAAGCCATTATTTTTGTCATTGATAGTAGTGACAGATTAAGAATGGTTGTGGCCAAAGAAGAACTTGATACTCTTCTGAATCATCCAG ATATTAAGCACCGACGCATACCAATCTTATTCTTTGCAAACAAAATGGACCTTAGAGATGCAGTGACATCTGTGAAAGTGTCCCAGTTGCTATGTTTAGAGAACATCAAAGATAAGCCATGGCATATTtg A